The sequence GTTGATTTTGTTGACGATTTCGTAGACGCTGAATGGCTTGCCCTGCACCTTGTTGAGTCCTGCGGCGTCGACCATGTACTGACCCCGGATCAAGAGCCGCAGTTGGCCCTTGTTGAGCTCGGGGATGAGGACCTTTTCGTAGTTCTTGAACAACTCGCCCAGGTTGGCAGGGAACGGATTCAAGTAGCGAAGATGGGCGTGGGCCACCGCGCCCCCCTTGGCCTGCACTTCGCGTACGGCCGTGGCGCAGGCACCGTAGGTGCCGCCCCAACTGAGGACCAGCAGCTTCCCCGTGGCCGGTCCGTCGACCGCTTGCGGTGGAATGTCCAGGGCGATATTCGCCACCTTGCGGGCACGCAGATCGACCATGTGCTGATGGTTCGCCGGTTCGTAGTTCACGTTGCCGGTGATGTCCTGCTTTTCCAAACCGCCAATGCGGTGCATCAATCCGGGCGTGCCGGGGATGGCCCACGGGCGGGCCAAACGCTCGTCGCGGGCGTAGGCGTGGAAGACGTCGCCGTCACTCAGCGGACCGGGGTGCTTGACCTCGATTGGCGCGAGTGACTTTAGATCCGGAATCTTCCACGGCTCGGAGCCGTTGGCGATGTAACCGTCTGTCAGCAGGAACACCGGCGTCATGTAGCGGACCGCGATCCGCCACGCCTCTTGCACGGCGTCGAAGCAATCGGCCGGGCTGCGGGCGGCGATCACCGGCAGCGGGCATTCGCCGTTGCGGCCGCAAACGGCTTGCAGCAGGTCGGCCTGCTCGGTCTTAGTCGGCAGGCCCGTGCTCGGGCCGCCGCGTTGAACGTTGATGACCAGCAGCGGCAATTCGGTCATTACGGCCAGGCCGATCGCCTCTTGCTTCAGGGCAATGCCCGGTCCGCTGGAGGTGGTCACCGACATGGACCCACCGAAGGCGGCGCCGATGGCCGAGGTGACGGCGGCGATTTCATCTTCGGCCTGGAACGTGAGCACGCCGAAGTTCTTGTGCTTGGCCAACTCGTGCAGAATGTCGCTGGCCGGGGTGATCGGATAGCTTCCCAGGAACAGCTGGCAATTGCTGCGCTTGGCGGCGGTGATCAAGCCGTAGGCCGTGGCCTCGTTCCCCATGATGTTGCGATACAAGCCGGGCACGAGCTCGGCCTTGTTGACGCGGAACTGGCTGGCAAAGGCCTCGGTCGTTTCGCCGTAGTTGTAGCCGGCCTTGAGGGCGCGGCGGTTGGCCTCGGCGATTTCGGGGCGCTTGCCGAATTTGGCCTCGATGTAGCGGAGGGTTGGCTCCAGCGAGCGATCGTACAGCCAGAACACCAGGCCCATGGCGTAGAAGTTACGGCAGCGGTCGGCTTCCTTCATGCCCAGGCCGAGGTCGTCGACGGCCAGGCGGGTGAGCCGGGTGACTTCGATCGGAAACACCTGGTAAGCGGCCAGGCTGCCATCTTCGAGCGGATTCTCTTCGTAGCCGGCCTGCTTGAGACCCTTCTCGTCGAAGGCGTCCTTATTGATGACCAGGA is a genomic window of Pirellulales bacterium containing:
- a CDS encoding 2-oxoacid:acceptor oxidoreductase subunit alpha, whose product is MRFCGDSGDGMQLAGTQFTNTSALAGNDIATFPDFPAEIRAPRGTKAGVSGFQIHFASKEIFTPGDQVDALVAFNPAALTTNLMDLVSGGILVINKDAFDEKGLKQAGYEENPLEDGSLAAYQVFPIEVTRLTRLAVDDLGLGMKEADRCRNFYAMGLVFWLYDRSLEPTLRYIEAKFGKRPEIAEANRRALKAGYNYGETTEAFASQFRVNKAELVPGLYRNIMGNEATAYGLITAAKRSNCQLFLGSYPITPASDILHELAKHKNFGVLTFQAEDEIAAVTSAIGAAFGGSMSVTTSSGPGIALKQEAIGLAVMTELPLLVINVQRGGPSTGLPTKTEQADLLQAVCGRNGECPLPVIAARSPADCFDAVQEAWRIAVRYMTPVFLLTDGYIANGSEPWKIPDLKSLAPIEVKHPGPLSDGDVFHAYARDERLARPWAIPGTPGLMHRIGGLEKQDITGNVNYEPANHQHMVDLRARKVANIALDIPPQAVDGPATGKLLVLSWGGTYGACATAVREVQAKGGAVAHAHLRYLNPFPANLGELFKNYEKVLIPELNKGQLRLLIRGQYMVDAAGLNKVQGKPFSVYEIVNKINELLR